In the Qipengyuania pelagi genome, one interval contains:
- a CDS encoding UDP-glucose dehydrogenase family protein encodes MKIAMVGSGYVGLVSGACFADFGHEVVCIDKDQSKIDRLHDGIMPIYEPGLDQLVANNVKAGRLTFTTDLAEGIAGASAIFIAVGTPSRRGDGHADLSFVYAVAQEVGQNLSNEAVIVTKSTVPVGTGDEVERILRDSGTAHRVAVVSNPEFLREGAAIDDFKRPDRIVIGAEDEFGREVMREVYRPLFLNESPILFTGRRTSELIKYAANAFLATKITFINEMADLCEKVGANVQDVSRGIGMDNRIGSKFLHAGPGYGGSCFPKDTLALLKTAEDYDSPTRIVEAVVKVNESRKRAMGRKVLDAIGGHDGARGKKVALLGLTFKPNTDDMRDSPAIAVAQTLTDAGVEVAAYDPEGMDLAKPLMPDVTMCSDPYEAIEDADAIAIVTEWDAFRALDLARVKSLAKAPVMVDLRNIYRPDDMRERGFAYTSIGRG; translated from the coding sequence ATGAAAATCGCAATGGTCGGTTCGGGGTATGTCGGTCTGGTATCGGGAGCCTGCTTTGCGGACTTCGGCCACGAAGTGGTTTGTATCGACAAGGATCAGTCGAAGATTGACCGTCTGCATGATGGGATCATGCCGATCTACGAACCCGGCCTCGATCAGTTGGTGGCGAACAACGTCAAGGCCGGACGGCTGACCTTTACCACCGATCTGGCCGAGGGGATCGCGGGCGCGTCCGCGATCTTCATCGCGGTCGGCACGCCGAGCCGCCGGGGCGATGGCCATGCCGACCTCTCCTTCGTCTACGCCGTCGCCCAAGAGGTCGGGCAGAATCTGTCGAACGAGGCGGTGATCGTGACCAAGTCGACCGTTCCGGTCGGCACGGGGGACGAGGTCGAACGCATCCTCAGGGACAGCGGAACCGCACACCGTGTCGCGGTCGTCTCCAATCCCGAATTCCTGCGCGAAGGGGCCGCGATCGATGATTTCAAGCGTCCCGACCGGATCGTGATCGGGGCCGAGGACGAGTTCGGGCGCGAGGTGATGCGCGAGGTCTACCGCCCGCTCTTCCTCAACGAATCGCCGATCCTGTTCACCGGCCGCCGCACCAGCGAGCTCATCAAATACGCCGCCAACGCCTTCCTCGCGACCAAGATCACCTTCATCAACGAGATGGCGGATCTGTGCGAAAAGGTCGGCGCCAACGTTCAGGACGTCTCCCGCGGGATCGGGATGGACAATCGCATCGGCTCCAAATTCCTTCATGCCGGACCCGGCTATGGCGGATCGTGCTTCCCCAAGGACACGCTCGCCCTGCTCAAGACGGCGGAGGATTACGACAGCCCGACACGGATCGTGGAGGCCGTGGTCAAGGTCAATGAAAGCCGCAAGCGCGCCATGGGCCGCAAGGTGCTGGACGCGATCGGCGGGCATGACGGGGCGCGGGGCAAGAAGGTCGCGCTCCTGGGCCTGACCTTCAAGCCGAACACGGACGATATGCGCGATTCGCCCGCGATCGCGGTGGCGCAGACGCTGACCGATGCGGGTGTCGAGGTCGCGGCCTACGATCCCGAAGGGATGGATCTCGCAAAGCCGCTGATGCCCGACGTCACGATGTGTTCCGATCCCTACGAAGCGATCGAGGATGCGGACGCCATCGCCATCGTCACCGAATGGGACGCTTTCCGAGCGCTCGATCTTGCCCGCGTAAAATCGCTCGCCAAGGCGCCGGTCATGGTGGACCTCAGAAACATCTACCGCCCCGACGACATGCGCGAGCGCGGCTTCGCCTATACCAGCATCGGGCGCGGCTGA
- a CDS encoding DUF885 domain-containing protein, with amino-acid sequence MKIVRLALVGASALSLAACSTTMSAESAAAIDAAMADTPVNAATGEQGTQAAAHDELFALFADADERSLKLNPLSALFRGDMRYADRLGDFLTPAFNDASRADAQRNLAELEQIDRTALNETDQIAYDVFAYNQRETLDGLEPEILALTDVRPVNHFYGFHTFYPTFSSGEGAAPYKTVRDYENGLSRNRDYIALIDRAIAKFREGMASGVLETKLTIGNVIEQLETQAAMDIEDTPYWGPIANLPEDFSAADKARLTAAYRQSITDVRAANERLLAFLKADYYPQARTSVGLSQMQGGEALYNQLIEQTTTLPLTADYLHNLGLSEVARIKTGMMEVKDEVGFDGSLPEFFDYIRTDPRFKPTSREDLTQRYYAIGREVDAKIPAFFSKLPKTKLEIRPYEEFREKFEAGGSYQSGTPDGSRPGVFYFNAYDLPSRTTPGETTLYLHEGAPGHHFQISLAQENEALPAFMRFGGNTAYVEGWALYSETLGYPMGLYDDPYARFGTLDDEMLRAMRLVVDTGLHSKGWTRDHAIEYMLANSGMGRTDATAEVERYIAIPSQALAYKVGALKIQELRAKAEAALGDRFDIKAFHEQVLGTGALPLPVLEAKIDRWIADQAGTDG; translated from the coding sequence ATGAAAATCGTTCGCCTCGCGCTTGTCGGCGCATCGGCTCTTTCGCTTGCCGCCTGCAGCACGACGATGAGCGCCGAAAGCGCCGCTGCGATCGATGCCGCCATGGCCGATACGCCCGTGAACGCCGCGACCGGCGAACAGGGGACACAGGCTGCGGCTCATGATGAACTTTTCGCCCTGTTCGCCGATGCGGACGAGCGCAGCCTCAAGCTCAACCCGCTTTCCGCCCTGTTCCGTGGGGACATGCGCTACGCCGATCGCCTCGGCGATTTCCTGACGCCCGCATTCAACGATGCCAGCCGTGCCGATGCCCAACGCAATCTCGCCGAGCTGGAGCAAATCGACCGCACCGCGCTGAACGAAACCGACCAGATCGCCTACGATGTCTTCGCCTACAACCAGCGCGAAACGCTGGACGGGCTCGAACCGGAAATTCTTGCGCTGACCGATGTGCGTCCGGTCAACCATTTCTACGGCTTCCACACCTTCTATCCCACCTTCTCGAGCGGGGAAGGCGCCGCGCCCTACAAGACGGTGCGCGATTACGAGAACGGCCTTTCGCGCAACCGCGACTATATAGCGCTGATCGACCGCGCGATCGCCAAATTCCGCGAGGGGATGGCAAGCGGGGTGCTGGAAACGAAGCTGACCATCGGCAATGTCATCGAACAACTCGAGACACAGGCGGCGATGGACATCGAGGACACGCCCTATTGGGGCCCGATCGCGAACCTGCCCGAGGATTTTAGCGCCGCCGACAAAGCGCGGCTGACCGCAGCCTATCGCCAGTCGATCACCGATGTCCGGGCCGCCAACGAGCGCCTGCTCGCGTTCCTCAAAGCCGACTATTACCCGCAGGCGCGTACGAGCGTCGGCCTGTCGCAGATGCAGGGCGGCGAGGCTCTCTACAACCAGCTCATCGAGCAGACGACCACCTTGCCGCTAACCGCGGACTATCTTCACAATCTGGGCCTGTCCGAAGTCGCCCGGATCAAGACGGGGATGATGGAGGTCAAGGACGAGGTCGGGTTCGATGGCAGCTTGCCCGAGTTTTTCGATTACATCCGCACCGATCCGCGGTTCAAACCGACCAGCCGCGAGGATCTGACGCAGCGCTATTATGCGATCGGGCGCGAAGTGGATGCGAAGATCCCTGCCTTCTTCTCCAAACTGCCCAAAACGAAACTCGAAATCCGGCCTTACGAGGAGTTTCGCGAGAAGTTCGAGGCTGGTGGATCCTACCAGTCGGGTACGCCCGACGGGTCACGTCCGGGCGTGTTCTATTTCAACGCCTACGACCTGCCCAGCCGCACCACGCCTGGCGAGACGACGCTGTATCTGCACGAAGGCGCGCCGGGGCATCATTTCCAGATCAGCCTGGCGCAGGAGAACGAGGCACTGCCCGCCTTCATGCGGTTCGGCGGCAATACGGCCTATGTCGAAGGCTGGGCCTTGTATTCGGAAACGCTGGGCTATCCGATGGGGCTGTACGACGATCCCTATGCCCGCTTCGGCACGCTGGACGACGAGATGCTGCGCGCGATGCGGCTGGTGGTCGATACCGGGCTCCATTCCAAGGGCTGGACCCGCGACCACGCGATCGAATATATGCTCGCCAATTCGGGCATGGGCCGGACCGACGCGACGGCCGAGGTCGAACGCTACATCGCCATCCCCAGCCAGGCGCTCGCCTACAAGGTCGGCGCGCTGAAAATCCAGGAATTGCGGGCCAAGGCGGAGGCGGCGCTTGGCGACCGGTTCGACATCAAGGCCTTCCACGAACAGGTTCTGGGCACGGGTGCCCTGCCGCTGCCGGTGCTGGAGGCAAAGATCGACCGGTGGATTGCCGACCAAGCCGGGACCGACGGCTGA